In the genome of Hydra vulgaris chromosome 06, alternate assembly HydraT2T_AEP, the window TAAGGTACACTAAAAAATGCTACCACCTTTTCAAATACTGGATCACCATTTATTCTGCGACCAATCACAAAGCAATTGTCTTTGCGATATAAAATAGAATCAACATTCAATttcaaaactaaacaaataacttCTGTCTTTTCTATTTCAAGCTCGATGCAAATACATTAATGATAAGTACCAGAAAGACTTGCAACCATAAATTCAGATTTGTTACCTACAGAGATAATAGTTCTCAAATATTGCTTTGAAAAGCGAGAGTAAAATGAGTTATACTGATGGCGATAAGCCAGAGTCTTGCAAATATTAACAAAGTTGCAAACTACATATGCAGatcttttaaaaactgaatttttatcTCATATCGAGGACAACTCATTTCAACAAGagttctattttttataataattgtagGAAAGTGAACCGGAAAGTGATGTTTGGGACGTAACTTTGCTACTTGTCCAAACAGATTCTTAAAACCCGATAGGTGATCAGATATAAAGACTCTTAAATATGCTATCAATCCTTTGGTAAACTTAAGAGCAAATATTAAATCTACAAGTTcacataaatttaacaaacaaaatttagcAGTCATCATCTTCAGGTACAAATCGACCAACAATCATAGGCAAATACTTAAGCAAAGACCACATTTGAACCGCTTTCATTGAAGGTGAAAGATCTCTTCCTGGTTTTTCAACTTGGCAAATTGTGGGTGGTCGTTTAGATTTTTCAACTGAATTACAATCAAAAAATTGATGTATGCAAGTATTTAAGTTTGATGACGagaaataatatttgattttgattaaatagTAAAGAATGCAAACAAGTTTAAAAGGTTTAAACCATATGAAAAGTTTAAACCACATGAAAACCAGAAATTTTATTTAGGGAGCAAGTTGCTTTGACACCATGGCTTTGAGTCCTAAAGCAAGGGTTTCTAATGCTTTCAGATCATTATTATAAGAAGCAATTGTTCTCATTTCAAAATCTTACTCATTTGTTTTAGTTTGAATTGTTTCTTTGGTTGCCAAACATTGAGGGCAAAAGAAATCTGCAGAAAAGCATTCAATGAAGCCAAACAATCTATTGAGAGCAAGATTGTTGCAAGACACCTGACAAAGACCAACATAAATCTGTTTAGAACTGATTTTTGGAAAGTCCCCACAAAAGCCAATGGATtgtactttttgtattttacttacATAGCGTTCTAAAATGTTATTGTAGCTATAAACTTTCAAATCTTGAGTATAACAAAGCGCCAATAGATGTATATTAGCATAACATGAGTTATGACTTGGAGGCAAATTTTggattgtataataaaaaaatccaacATTACTGGTTGATGTATTTCCACGAAATGAATTTGTTGGACCCATACCATCGTAGAATAACTAAatcatgataaaaaatttattatagttactaaataaataatacctTTTACAGCATTCTCTATCTTGAAAACAGTCAATTAAATCGTCATCTTTAATTTGATTACCAAACATCAGTTCTACAAATTCTTCACTACTAAATAAGCTAcgaaaattgttttcaattgaCACATATTCATAGGTGTCATAGATTAATTTATTGAGTCCATTTTTAACCTAAAACCAATTGGAAGTGTTTCAGAATTAACAAAAAGAGGATGTTCAGCAATATATTTACCTTGCTAATATTTTGTAGAAAGAAAATCCAGTTAGTAAAAGTATTGGAAAAAAAGGATACAATGCCgcattatataaacaaaatcttcataaccggggctaaaagaagacaatatttgccttAACACTACGCCCCGAGGTGCCCTCGTCAGCAAGCGTGTACAACCATTAAAAGGTAAACATACAACTACTTTGCAccatttaataattatataaaaatatttacaagtatgttaagatcagttactaatctataatcaatagaaaattgtaaaaataaaataaaaaatagtcaaTAAAAATCAGATTGATGCACTAATAATGTTAGAAGGTGTTATATAACCAGTCGCATACAAAACTGAATTAGAGGTTATTATATTGTCTTTATTCATAAGGAAAACGTTCTCTGGATATAACTTGTTCAATTAAAAATGCTTGCGCATAAATGAAATTCACTAaagtcaaaaacaaatttataaaatttgtatattatcTTACCTAAAATGTATACCAACAGTTTCTCTTTTTAATACTAGGACCATTTTTATTACTAGGACCATGCATTGCTTTGTCTTGACTAGCGTTATTATCTTTGTCACTGGTTAcgctgtatatataaatttttttaaaaattcttttattcaatGATAAAACtaatatgtaaaacttttgctctttttaatatatttttttcttttgaatgtcAAGCAACTGATCATCTTTGCCATTTATGAGAACCTCGACAAGCTGGTTAAGAATACTAGCTCCAAGATGATATATCTTCTTAGCATTTTTTCCGTCATCTTTATCGTCACTGTCTTTGTGAGTGTGAGTTTTATCGACAGATAAAATCATAGCAGCCATAATAATATCTTAATATTTGCCAAATCCTGGTTCTCTAACAAGGCAGCTCTCTCATTTAGAGTTAGGTTAATttgtctagaaaaaaaaaattctcaagaaaaattatttctctATTCTCTTCATCAGAAAAAGTATTTAGTAAAGATatagttaattattaaaaacataaattcgAATCATTCAATTATTATAATGTGTTCCTAATAATGCCGACACGTTTTAAACGTATGTGTAATGCTTTTTCAgatatatttagtaaaaaagacCAGCGGCTTGTTGCAACTGAGACAAGTTGCAACAATGCTTCTTAAAGAATAGAAATTATACATTATTTCAAAACTGCAactttatacaattatataacaacattttacaactataattatatatcatatatttatactCCAGTAACACAACGACGATGATTGAAAAAGAGATCAGTTCTAGAAAGCAAAAATATGCTATTACTTctacatcaacaaaaaaaaaacgttgagGAAAtctaattgttaaattaaacgTTGCACGACGTTAATTCTTGTTCAAAAATCTCCCAATTGCTAGTTTACGCGTGTTTTCACACTTATAGTCATAGTAAGTAAAAACCACgtgaaaataacaataaaattttaataggcCAATCAACATCGAAAGTTTTAATAGACTAATCAATATCGAAAGTTTTTGCGAATGGTTTCTATTGATACAGACATTTTGCAATAAACttgaatttgatttaaaagaaaacaaagcgtatttatttttttaattatatcttgAGATTATACTCTAACATtgataacataatattaaattgatatttgcaaaaaaaatattacaaaaattgggtactccaattataattatactcctgaataaaaattagttgttaaaaaacttaaatcaatatgtaaaataattttgaaacttaaaatttatatgtaaaataatttttgaaactttaaatctccaaaaataatttaaagaaataatgaaataaaagtaatctaattagtaaataaaataagggGAAAATTCATACCGGAAAATGCTgctatgaaaattttattttaaattggctTGTAATTGAAGGTTCTTTTAATTTCTTACATGAAAGTAAGTCGTCAAGTGCAGCCTGccaatacctaaaaaacaaaaataaaaaattactattgtCCTATCAATTTATCATACATGTTCTATTTTCATTCAATTTGTAAACTCTATTTCATTGATctaaacacaataaaatttgCATAGCTTGAGATATGTTGTGAATTATATAGCTaacattaacttaaatttaaaccaatagaataatttaattataaaccaatataataacttaactttaaaccaataaaactacTATATACATCTACAccttaaataattcaaaaaaaaaaaaaattaaaaacattaacattgAGTAAGGtgtattttgttgatatttttataacaggtaatataaatactataaaaactaataaaaataaattattctattagtttttaaattattcttttaataaattatttttttttatgaaggttgtatgaaaatatcttgaaataatgtaaataaaatgcaagtatgaaaaaatgtattaattaatttgaaCAAATATAACTTATGAAATTGAGATATAATCAAAATGCAAAAGGATATtcagaaataaaaccaaaaaaagtgTTGCTTGTTCATTCTCTTTGatatttgtcaaatattttaataaaaagccaTAAAACTGACCAGTTTTGCAAGTCTTACATCTGTGAtacctattttgaaattcacaatactttattcttcataaaaatatttaatgaagtttcgatacaagtatacaaaaaaaaaacccgaATAAAAtcttgacaattttaaaatttaattaacataacTTTGATATTCATGAATACGaaataaaacatagaaaaaaaaaaacaaaacaataatctaaaagtaaaaataatagttaatataagCAATAATGAAGATctaacaataaaaagataaaacttcgAACTTCAAACActttcaagcattttttttttcacaaagcCTGGTTACCTcagccaaataaaataaaaaatatttagtgtgTTTAAATATCCTAATAACACAGTAATGTAGAATAAACATAAACTTCATAAAATGATTGCATTTCTCGGTTAAACATGGAAACACTGAAGTGTAGCCAATTAGACGTTGCAagttaagatatttgtaaacattttttcatactgttttatatatattatatatataaatagtataattaaacctactaataaatattatttttacgaaatatattttataaactataaatttacaacaaaaattttttaaatgtcaagtgacaagtaaatcaaaaattttataacgtGTACATTTTAATATACAAGATAAAGTCTTGAAAAatagtttgtctttttttaatcaaataataaacaaatattttttttaaatggctgTCAATTTTCTGaaaagtaatcaaaaaattatatagaaacaTCAGAGATAAACTcataattttctttaacttcatttttataaaaaaatttcacaaatggTCCTTAGTGTGTTAGGTCCATATTTAGttagagattttaaatttaattcattattttaggTTGAAAAtcataaatgtaaataaatttacaagaaaaaataagatatctctagatatatttattaacttttaaaatccctagctaaaaacaaagatattaatgcaagtttcaatttcaaatgtaaaactgTGTGTATAGAAAAGATAACATAGTGGTTTATAGAGCATCTTTTTGTTGACTTATTTATTACGATTTAAATAGTGCGAAGAAtgtgtaaaaatacaaaagaatatCTTccatgaacaaaaaatataacttatatttcaACATATTAACACATTAAAACATTCAACTTTTGACCAATTAAGCCATGAACCTTGGTTAACCGCATATTTTAGTGTAGACTgaacaaaaacgtaaaaatattcCAGTCTACAcaacatttagttttaatagtcGCGCGAACAATTCGCGCTGAAAGATTTTTGGCCAAAAATTAATGCCGTGTTTGTGGCTTGCGCAAAGGTAccgttgctttaatttttttatcttcaaattaCGGTAGTAaagtttgattggtttattttaagtCATGGCTCCGAATATTATTGGTTGACTTTGAAAGTTTTGTTcgtacaaatttaaaaagaattataactCAACATTGCACTATGTGTTTTGGATGGCCAAAATACACAAAAAAGTTGTCTCagatttttgaaaactaaattcctactgtttttaaaatgctCAGATTAAGGAAAATACAGAATAGTTTTACTCTTCACGCTTAAAAATAGCGTTGAGCCGTAGGCTACATTATGTCGCGTAGAATACAACATTGAGTGTCGACGCCGGCTACACCAACACTATGTGGCTCTAAAAGCCACACTCAGTGTTGCATTTGTGAGGCCACATAAAATGTAGACTTGAAAGCCACACTTTGTGGCCTTTAATGCGACACTTTAGTAGAAATTTTTGCGACGTAATTGTTGCATTTAATCAATGGCTATATAATTACGCTCTTTTTGCGCGAcaaaactgatataaaaaacCTCAACATTAGTGTTGCGCTAAATGCAACACTATAGATTATACACTAATCTGTGTTTTTCTAGGcgttataaataatttgatttttttaaaagtatatttatgcgTGACTTATTCCGTCCATTCAAGTCTTCACGTAGTATGAATATAACCGGGCgcaattaaataattcaaataaattaagttaCTTATATTGAACAATAAGTCATATACTAAATTACAAGTGTACATCAATTTGGCTTAAAAGAAAAACGGAATAatatcacaataaaataataaaaactaaaatataaattttattttaattccgaGATATGatagtatttcttttaaaaaaaactcagttCAAACTCAAACTCAGTACAGTGAATATTAATGTAAGAAGAAGTTATAAAACCTTTATATGCAAAAGCGAagtttaaactttgaaaaatagatATCGCCGTCAGAGAAGAACCAAAGaaattttaggaaatatttaaataattagtctAACTTTCTGGCAGAAAGTCTTTgcgaattaaaatttaaaagtttattttcttggAAATACAAAAATTGGACATACGGCCCCTTGGTTCTCGGCTgacaatataacaaaaataaacgagaaagtgttaaaaatactttaaaaaaacattgtttaatttaatgttaaacttttggtaatactttctttaaaaaagaattgaCAATAATTCCGAGCAAGCTTCCCAGAAATCCATATACACAAATAAGTTCATGAGGAAAATTGacattaaatacataataagAGGCTAGCAGCAACCCAAAAGCAAAACTTATACTCGGTATGGCTTCCAACTGTATAGCTGTGTTATCGACTTTAATAAATAGACTGCCGCAACACTTTAGtaaaattggttgaaaaactttttcttttttcaataactcaaTGGAGCTTTCAAGACTGAGGTGCACCTAAATgtataagtaaaattttaaaaatgcagaaaatacaaagctcaaaaaattaatactttttgattataaaccaaatttaattaaaaaaaataatgtatagaAAAAACCTACATCCatttctctataaaataaagCCAGAATTGCATCAGGATTCATTCTCGAATGCTTCTTGCCCTTTTGTGGAGGTGCTTTCAGAAGAAAAGAAAGCGCCTTAAAGGCAAGCAAAGttgtattttctaaataaaaatataaataattcagGGAACAACTCgtatatacttataaatttttataggtagacagattttaaaaaaagcttcttTTGGATTAGATGCAGATTGAAAATTATGCTGTGAAAATTCGCATTTAAACTATGAAGTTCTTATTGATTCATTCTCCCCACTTAGAGTagtagacatatatatataccttcatTATATTCGTCTTCtgataaagtatttttgaacATATTTGTAATTGACAAATTTCTTGCTagtaacaaaatgttttgtttgcaCGTGTTAAAGCTATCATGCAATGTAATATTACTTGATGCCTCTTCAATGGAATGAAACTCTTGTATAATCtatgaaatgcaaaaaaaataaaaattattcttattaactAATCTAgcttaatttataaagtaaacaagATTTACAAATGAActgcaaaaagttaaaaataacacTCACAGCATCATTCATATCAATGAATCTTGGAAACTGTCTTATAATTGAGGTTATTGATAAGTTGCTTGTTTCCTGAATCCATGCTCTTCTTACCACTCTTGTATCAGCCATCATTTTTAGTAAACTCTCTTTGTTTGAAGTTGTTGGTTGAAGTTCTCGCAACGCTTGTTCAACTTTCTCTGACGAATTTAATAGAACATCATCTCTGGCAGAAAGTAcattgattatataaaaaaaaaaacttttgctttatgcataaatagaataatttaactaataaaagttatttggtaaataataacaatattaaaaaattttaacaaatgaagtatatataattaataaacattttttattatttataatatacaaaaatgatGTAAGTAAACTATTTCATGGGTGACAGGAACAATGATGCAAAATTTTGATTGTCGCAAAGTTTTTCTGTCGTAAATTTGTTTgtcgaaaatataaaaaaggaataGTGTCGCAAATTGTTGCATTATTGATTGTCGAATAACAGAATAAGGAATAATCtcgcaaataaatttaatgaatagttttgaaaataaaaaaaggaataatgtTGCCAAGGAGTTTAATGAATAGtgtcgaaaacaaaaaaaggtatAGTGTTGCAAATGAGTTTAATGAAtagtattttgaaaacaaaaaaaggaatagtgtcgcaaacaaatttaatgaattgtgttaaacaattcattaaatatgtttgcgacactaaaacaaaagtaaaaaaattgtgttcaGATAACATGtttgatgtcatactgaaatagcctgctgccggggacttcagtacatacaccaactatcttatagcctgctgccgcGATGTAGTGCCGCTACAAGACTGAGGGTTTGTAGTTTGGtagcaatcttttctttaaatattctttgtgttttctttttttcctgtAAAAGCCGTATGCTATAACCATAAGCAAAACTAGTAAGCACTTGCTGAAATTAACTATTTGCAACACTATTGCCACACTATTcccttttgttttgtttttgacactattcattaaattcatttgcgacactattccttttttttttgcaacattaggcttttttaatatattggaCACTATTCTGAAGTTCATTTTTCGACACTATTCCTGTCAccctattttattattaatgaattaatttattttgtaacacTATTATATTCACTAACTCACTGAAATAAGTCAATACTTTTAGAATtgcaatattgattttaattttataaaaactttaatcaattcaacatttttatcaactgacaaaataaaaaaaatgtataggcGTACAAGtagtaattgaaatatataaaaattgctttttcttatatataaaaaaatactttttctttgaattACTCCACAATGTTTCTATATTGTCGCAACGGGATCTTCTTTGTATAATGAACATTTCCAAAAAACCTGTATGTGCTTTAGCATCATAAAAATGTTCCTAtggaatcaaataaaaacatattattctaatatgtttgttgattttgcaaaacatttggTTGAGTAAGTgatgatataaaataatatttatttaaaaatgacaaaaatatttcaacttaCAAAACCAGATGATGTTGCATTGTCACGAAGTATAGGGAAAGCAGTGATAAGTGCTTGACACAGTTgcagtttttcttctttagatgGTCTGTCAGTCCTAAAGTATATAGTATACagtaatactataaaaaaattcagatcatagttttttaaaaatagtctttggaaatgcttttattttttgtttgggTGATGTAATATATAACaagaatatatacttaaatttgtATGTAAGGAATATTTTAGATATCCTAAAAAACACagttcaaaaaagtatttggaATTCTAAAATtatccagaaaaaaaaacaacaaaacaaacaaactgaAACTTACACTTTGCAATTGCTTATAAGATATCTGCCGAGAatcttaactaaaaaaattctttctttattgtttatttccTCCATTCTTTTTAGCTTATCAACTAATTCTGCTCCTTTTATCTTTGTCATGGTCATTTTATTAAGTATTGCTTCAATAGGCCAGCCCTACattatttgatataaacatataatttgtttttatataatatatatatatatatatatatatatatatatatatatatatatatatatatatatatatatatatatatatatatatatatatatatatatatatatatattatataaaaacaaatttccagcaataatttaacattatctacataaattttttaacaaagtaaaataGAGTTACGGAAATTAAAGTAGTAGTTGTGGTTGCTCTGCTATGATCTTCGTTGTAGCATTTATTggtatttcaatatctttgtTTGTTAACATTACATTAGGTGTTACAATGTTTTCATAATTAGTAGATGTTGATGATTGAGCACGGATCCATTGAATTAGTAATCTTCTTGAAGCCATATTGAAaccaatttcttttaaatcattatcatcaagaaaatttaatatttctagtGTTATACCTTCATCTATATAtgcattaacaaaaaacatatatatatatatatatacatatatatatatatatatatatatatatatatatatatatatatatatatatatatatatatatatatatatataataggtaaaattttaaaagtgtgcAAAGCTTACCATGAAGCTTTTGACGAACTTCAGATGTTATACTTATTTTGGTAACGCATGAAATAACTTTGCACAACTCTTCCATACTTGAATTACTGTAGAATAAACAAATGAATAAACTgatatagataaattttttaatgctgcTAAGTTATGGAACTATTCTAAGGATTGGTTAgataacaaagataaaaaacaattgcaaaaaaaaaatagagccTAATAATGAAAGgatgaaaaattttaacttaacaaaaaaattcaataactatagtggctaaaaacaaaaaaataactgtgACAATAATCAACAACAAAATCAACTTGACAttgcaataattattattcaaataatcaaatatgGATCAAAACAATCAACATGACaatgcaataattttttcattaatgctAATTatggtattattaaaaatgtatacaaaagtTTAAACACTTCTTTAAATTATTCCTTAAACACATGATATCGTtgccatatatattatatgcacTTCCTTTTTGATATGATAAAACAGGGTGATCATCAACAAGTTCGTCCAACTTTATAATAAGATATGTATCTGGTTTGACATTTTGAACCAAAAGGCAGTGGCAATGCTCCATAAATTTAAGTGTGATAACTTTTCCAAAAACTGGATAATCTTCATCTTCACTAATAGTAAGATGGTGGTTTGTTTTGTATTGAAGAGATCCCCTTATAATTTTGAATGTAATGAAAATATCATCAGTAGGTTTACAATGAAGATTGTCCAAAAGTACTAGTGAATAATGAAGACTGTGAATTGGTACCACATCATGGCTTtca includes:
- the LOC136081655 gene encoding uncharacterized protein LOC136081655 — its product is MTMTKIKGAELVDKLKRMEEINNKERIFLVKILGRYLISNCKVTDRPSKEEKLQLCQALITAFPILRDNATSSGFEHFYDAKAHTGFLEMFIIQRRSRCDNIETLWSNSKKKDDVLLNSSEKVEQALRELQPTTSNKESLLKMMADTRVVRRAWIQETSNLSITSIIRQFPRFIDMNDAIIQEFHSIEEASSNITLHDSFNTCKQNILLLARNLSITNMFKNTLSEDEYNEENTTLLAFKALSFLLKAPPQKGKKHSRMNPDAILALFYREMDVHLSLESSIELLKKEKVFQPILLKCCGSLFIKVDNTAIQLEAIPSISFAFGLLLASYYVFNVNFPHELICVYGFLGSLLGIIVNSFLKKVLPKV